In Populus alba chromosome 1, ASM523922v2, whole genome shotgun sequence, a single window of DNA contains:
- the LOC118056783 gene encoding LOW QUALITY PROTEIN: small ribosomal subunit protein eS8 (The sequence of the model RefSeq protein was modified relative to this genomic sequence to represent the inferred CDS: substituted 1 base at 1 genomic stop codon) encodes MGISRDSMHKRCATGGKKKAWRKKRKYELGRQLANTKLSSNKTVRRIRVXGGNVKWRALRLGIGNYSWGNEVVTRKTRILDVVYNASNNELVYTQTLVKSAIVQVNAAPFKQWYLQHYGIDIGWKKKTTDAKKERYELEIEGEAVIEEVNKSDHVLRKLEKRQQTRKLDPHIEEQFGSGRLLASISSCPGQCGRADGYILEGKELEFYLKKIQRKKGKGASA; translated from the exons ATGG GGATTTCTCGTGATTCTATGCACAAGAGATGTGCTACTGGTGGCAAAAAGAAAGCTTGGaggaaaaagagaaa GTATGAGCTTGGAAGGCAACTTGCAAACACTAAATTGTCAAGCAATAAGACAGTCAGGAGGATTAGGGTTTGAGGAGGAAATGTAAAGTGGCGTGCTTTGAGGCTTGGTATTGGAAACTACTCATGGGGAAATGAGGTTGTGACCCGAAAGACCAGAATTCTTGATGTGGTGTACAATGCATCTAACAATGAACTGGTTTATACTCAAACTTTGGTGAAGAGTGCCATTGTTCAGGTTAATGCTGCGCCTTTCAAGCAGTGGTATCTCCAGCACTATGGTATTGACATTGGCTGGAAGAAGAAAACCACAGATGCAAAGAAGGAGAGGTATGAGCTTGAAATA GAAGGTGAAGCTGTTATTGAGGAGGTCAATAAAAGCGACCATGTACTGAGAAAGTTGGAAAAGAGACAACAGACTCGCAAGCTTGATCCACATATTGAAGAGCAATTTGGCAGTGGCCGTTTATTAGCTAGTATTTCATCATGTCCTGGTCAGTGTGGTCGTGCTGATGG GTATATCTTGGAGGGCAAAGAGTTGGAGTTCTACTTGAAGAAGATACAGAGGAAGAAGGGCAAGGGAGCTAGTGCATAA
- the LOC118056802 gene encoding beta-1,2-xylosyltransferase — translation MNKTHSKLLKIVIFLFALNSLSLCLYFSSHHHNSNNKQEDYHSPLTSNNRSQTESNSNGSSNNFNLKAWPILPSYLPWTQNPNKVTVRSCEAYFGNGFSRRIDVLSSGGWFRCLYSETLRSSICEGGSVRMVPERIKMSRGGERIEEVIGRSEEEELPDFENGAFEILGSTARSKWLVDEGFLDAFVPDGDVMRHTMRGLIRSIRVVDNSSKEFHCDLWIEEPTLLVTRFEYANLFHTITDWYSAYVASRVTDLPYRPHLIFVDGHSRTPLEGTWKALFSSLRYAKDFSGSVCLRHAILVPLGYETALFKGLTEKINCQGASAHDLWQNPDDQKTARLSEFGEMIRAAFDFPVSRHRAEKPFSGHNVLFVRREDYLAHPRHVGKVESRLSNEQEVFDSLQTWVSNHLECKVNLVNGLFAHMSMKEQVRAVQDASVIIGAHGAGLTHIVSATPKTIILEIISSYFRRPHFRLIAEWKGLEYHAINLDGSYAHPSVVIDRFSRIMKSLGC, via the exons atgaacaAAACGCATTCAAAGCTGTTGAAGATCGTTATCTTTCTCTTCGCCCTCAACTCCCTCTCTCTTTGCCTCTACTTCTCCTCTCACCACCACAATTCTAACAACAAACAAGAGGATTACCACTCTCCTCTAACGTCAAACAACCGTTCCCAAACCGAAAGCAACAGTAACGGTAGCAGTAACAATTTCAATCTAAAAGCCTGGCCAATACTTCCTTCGTACCTTCCATGgactcaaaaccctaacaaagTCACCGTCCGTTCATGCGAAGCTTACTTCGGAAACGGCTTTAGCCGCCGCATCGACGTACTTTCGAGCGGCGGATGGTTCAGGTGTTTGTACAGCGAGACATTAAGGAGCTCGATATGCGAGGGAGGGAGTGTACGGATGGTTCCGGAGAGGATTAAAATGTCGAGAGGAGGTGAGAGGATCGAGGAGGTAATTGGTAGAAGTGAGGAGGAGGAGTTGCCGGATTTCGAAAACGGTGCGTTTGAGATTCTTGGATCGACAGCGAGATCTAAATGGCTTGTTGATGAAGGTTTCTTAGATGCGTTTGTTCCTGATGGGGATGTAATGCGACACACCATGCGTGGGTTGATCCGATCGATTCGGGTTGTGGATAATAGCAGCAAGGAGTTTCATTGCGATCTG TGGATTGAGGAGCCAACCCTTTTGGTCACCAGATTTGAGTATGCAAATCTTTTTCATACTATCACAGATTGGTACAGTGCATATGTTGCTTCGAGAGTCACCGACTTGCCTTATCGACCTCACTTGATTTTTGTGGATGGTCACTCCAGA ACACCCTTGGAAGGAACTTGGAAAGCGTTGTTTTCAAGCCTTAGATATGCTAAGGACTTTAGTGGCTCAGTTTGTCTTCGGCATGCTATTCTTGTCCCTTTGGGATATGAGACTGCACTCTTCAAGGGACtgactgaaaaaataaattgtcagGGAGCATCAGCGCATGATCTTTGGCAAAACCCTGATGACCAAAAAACTGCTCGATTGTCTGAGTTTGGAGAAATGATCAGGGCAGCTTTTGACTTCCCTGTCAGTAGACACAGAGCTGAAAAGCCATTTTCTGGGCACAATGTCCTCTTTGTCAGACGCGAAGATTATTTAGCCCATCCACGCCATGTTGGTAAAGTTGAATCAAGGCTTAGCAATGAACAAGAAGTTTTTGATTCATTGCAGACCTGGGTATCTAATCATTTGGAGTGCAAAGTGAATCTTGTCAATGGATTGTTTGCACATATGTCTATGAAGGAGCAAGTCCGAGCCGTTCAAGACGCGTCTGTTATCATTGGTGCTCATGGCGCAGGTCTCACTCACATAGTATCTGCAACaccaaaaacaataattctGGAGATTATTAGTAGCTACTTTAGACGGCCACATTTTCGATTGATTGCTGAGTGGAAAGGGTTAGAGTATCATGCCATCAATCTTGATGGATCATATGCGCATCCGTCAGTTGTCATAGACAGGTTTAGCAGGATAATGAAAAGTCTTGGATGTTGA